gtcgaagctggggatgtgtgtgtggagggtgtGCGGTGTATGGGGGTGAATTTAAAGAGGCACCGTCCCTTTTAAAATTAGGTGCTAGGAGGGCGGTGTCTCTGCGGGCCGGGGAGGACGCCCGGTCTGTTTTCGAAGGGACTCTCCCCGCCCCTTCCCGCACCCCAGTTCCTGCCGCGGGTGTCCCGCCCGGGCTGCTGTCCGAGGGAGGAGTTTCCCCTGCGCTTCCTCTTGAGCTTCCCGCTCCGTTTCCGGGGGGCGGGAGGAAGATTGGGGAAGTCAGCTGTTCCCCGGCTACGTCTCTCCCGTGCCAGAGGCCCGTGCTCTGTCCAGGGGACCGCGGCCACCGCTggcgccccctccccctccgaCCTGTACTTACCCCTTCCGGGCTGCGCGTCAACCCCGCCTTTCCCCCTTCTTCCCCGGCGGCCTTGGGCCTGACGTCAGCCCTGCATCCCCCAGGCCTCGGGCCAGCGGCGAGGAgctgcctcccccagcccccgtcCCGCGGCCCCCAGccgcccccaaccccgccccaCGGGCCCGGCGCCATGAGTGAGCTGGAGCAACTGAGACAGGAGGCTGAGCAGCTCCGGAACCAGATCCGGGTGAGGGCCTGGCCGCCGGGCTGCGGCGGCTGAGCGGGCAGGGCCGGGTGGCTTGTGTGCACCGGGCCAGGGGAGGGGTTTgtgtgtgggtggtggtggggtacCCTAATATACTCCTGTCTCATCCTCTCCATTCCTTTGTTTcctgttctctttcctctcctcctgtcTTATCTTCGTGCCTCTCCATGAATGGCTCTGCCGTCTCTTATAGGATGCCCGAAAAGCATGTGGGGATTCAACACTGACCCAGGTGAGATGAATCCAGGGCTGGACTTGGGTTTAGGGAAGGAGCACGGGTTGGAAGCATACTTCTCAGAGGGCCCTGCCGCCTGAACCTTCCTGAGCCCATTCTGCCTCCACCTCCAGATCACAGCTGGGCTGGACCCAGTGGGGAGAATCCAAATGAGGACACGGAGGACCCTCCGTGGGCACCTGGCAAAAATCTACGCCATGCACTGGGGGACAGACTCAAGGTGGGTGCGGCTGGGGCTGTGTGCTGAGCTGTCGTGTTTGCCTTGGGCTGAGTTTATGGCAGGCAGGGTGTGCAGGGGTAACCTTGCACGTCTGGTGCCAGAAACAGGATGCCCCTGTTGCCAAGTCTGTTTGGGAAGCCCATGACTCCCAGACATCCCCAGGGGATGGGAAACAGGGCCATACCGACAGGAACTTCTCAGCTGCTGCCGGGAGTTGTCTCCCACCAgatgggagagggggaagggtgtcCTGCCTCCAGAGGGGGCTTCCCACCCTGACCCCTCTGCGTCTCCATCCACTCTCCGACAGGCTGCTGGTCAGTGCCTCCCAGGACGGGAAGCTCATCATCTGGGACAGCTACACCACCAACAAGGTAGAGGTGGCACCTGAGGCCGGAtggggctgggctgcaggcccTGGCTGGCTCTGACCCTGGGCACTGCCCCTCGTCCATAGGTCCATGCCATCCCGCTGCGCTCCTCCTGGGTCATGACCTGTGCCTACGCGCCCTCAGGAAACTTTGTGGCCTGTGGGGGATTGGACAACATCTGCTCCATCTACAGCCTCAAGACCCGTGAGGGCAATGTCAGGGTCAGCCGGGAGCTGCCTGGCCACACTGGTGAGAGGCGCCTGGCAAGGCACAGGCACTGTTGCGGGGTGAGGGGCTGTGCTGCCCTCCCTTAAAGACCCGGCTGACCAGCCCCTTTCCCCAGGGTACCTGTCATGCTGCCGCTTCCTGGATGACAACCAAATCATCACCAGCTCTGGGGACACCACCTGGTGAGGCCCTGCCAGGGCTAGGCAGTCGGGACTCACCTACACTTCCTGCCGGGGGAGGGAGCACCGCCTCAGTGCTCAGGCGGTAGTCCCCACCCTGCGCAAGCACCGGCAGAGCCCTTGTTCTGAACACTCAGCCTTTTGCTCTggtggcaggaaggaggggaagtgggggacCTCTTCTCACCTGGGACAGGAGCAGGCTTCTGTCACCCAGTGGCTCCCGGTGCCCCTTGTGTGGAGGCTTCACTGGGCCTGGGCTCACAGGGTGGAGGGGTAGGGGAGAGGGAGTCTGTCCTGCACCCGTCTCTGATCCATTCCTTCTTCCTGTCACCCCTCCAGTGCCCTGTGGGACATTGAGACAGGCCAGCAGACGGTGGGTTTTGCTGGACACAGTGGGGATGTGATGTCCCTGTCACTGGCCCCCGATGGCCGCACCTTTGTGTCAGGCGCCTGTGATGCCTCCATCAAGCTGTGGGACGTGCGGGATTCGATGTGTCGACAGACCTTCATCGGCCACGAGTCCGACATCAATGCCGTGGCTGTAAGTTCTGGGCGAGCTGGGTTGGCCCATCTTTGCCAggctccaggccctgccctgcaCCCTCATCCCACTCTGGTCTTGTGTCCTGCAGTTCTTCCCCAACGGCTATGCCTTCACCACGGGCTCTGACGACGCCACGTGCCGCCTCTTTGACCTGCGGGCCGACCAGGAGCTCCTCATGTATTCCCATGACAACATCATCTGCGGCATCACCTCTGTTGCCTTCTCGCGCAGCGGCAGGCTGTTGCTCGCTGGTTACGACGACTTCAATTGCAACATCTGGGATGCCATGAAGGGCGACCGTGCAGGTGAGAGCTGGGAGCTgagcagggggtgggtggggacagggaAACGAGGCTGGAGTTCTGACGTCCCGCTCCGTCCCAGGTGTCCTCGCAGGCCACGACAACCGAGTGAGCTGCCTTGGGGTCACTGACGATGGCATGGCTGTGGCCACAGGCTCCTGGGACTCCTTCCTCAAGATCTGGAACTAACAGCCCCGACCCCAGCTGGGCCCAGGCTAGGAGGGGCCCTGCCCATGCCCACACTACAGGTCGGGAGCTCTGGGGCTGGGTGCACACCGAGCCTCCCTCCTCGGGCCACGGGGCCTCGGGTCCCTGCTCCCCTACCCAGGTTTGGTTCCTCCCGGGGCCCCCACTGTGGAGATTAAGATGGGAATAGaatgggggaagaggaggggcagAAAGCCCTCATCCTTTTGCTGCCCTGGGGTCAGGGCCTCATCCCTCTGGAgggccagaggcaggaggtggaaACTCCAGGGGCTGGCTTTTTTAAaactggttttattttaatttttattatattttcagtttttccataAAGGAACCAATTCCAACTCTGTACCTGGTCTCTACCTTTGCTTATGTCTTCCTCGCTCTAGGTATCTGTCCCCAGCGGCAGACCAGCTGGGGGGATGTGGGGCTCCAAATAGTGGGGTGGGGACTACCACTCCTCCTCAGCCGGAAGCGGAGTCACAGGTGGGAGGACCTTCTCTGGCCCGCAGGTCACAGGTGTTCCACACACACAGCCCTCCCATTTTTAGTCTGGCCTGGTTAGGCTGGCCGACCATAGCCACCCCTTGCCTGTGGCTTTTTCAGTTCCCCGCTCTTTTGAGCTGTGCCTCTCGTTCCCAACATCCCCTTACCCCAAGAAACAACTCAGACGCAGGAGGGGAGAACACACACCAAGTTTTATTGGGGGGAAGCAGAGTATTTACAGAGGCAGGTAGACGAGAAGGGAGTCACACAGGTTGGGGAGATGGTGGGTACAAGGCAGACAAGGATACAGAATGACCCCTGCACCCACCCTAACCCCAGGAAGGGCGGGGGAGCAGCCGGGGCCCAGGAAGACGGGCTGGGAAAGGACAGCAAGGGGCCTGAGTCCCTGGGCTGGGGGGCTCAGGGGCTTGTAAACATTGACCACTCTCagaaggggatgggggtgggagagggctcCCCCTACACTTCCTCACAGGGTTAAGGCCTCTCCAGGCTCAAGGGCCCCCTAAATTCAAAGTCTCTTtagctgggggggaggggaaggaagagacgGGGAAGAGtgtcatcccccctccccctgcattggctgcggcaggggtgggggcagttACATTCAGTCACAACAGTACTCCCCCAACACCTCTAATGCCACCAAATACTGGCTCGAGGAAAGGGGGAGCTGGGGGGCCAGCAGCAGCAAGACATTTCCCCCTGGCCCATCACCCCCTTATTGCTTTAGAGAGAATATTGTCTTTTCACGGACGCTAACACTGTTGAAACCAGGGAGAAGCAGGTGGAGGGGGCCCCTCCACCCCCGAGGCCAGCTTTATCCCCCAACACTGACCCAGTTGCCACtttggtgcaaaaaaaaaaaaaaaaaaagttaaaaaaatcatctctctGGGGATAGATGGGGAAAGAAAACTGGGgccactccccatttccccagggCAGGAAGGATAAATACATTCATGGAGGGAGGCAGTGGCAGAATCTTGCCCTAATACTGCGCTCTGAGCAATGAGGTCCACGGGAGAAGTTAAATGAGAAATCCAAAAGAtacaacaaactttaaaaaaaaaaaaaaaaaacaacccaaatggagACAAACCCAGGTAGGTGATTGGGAATAAGTTGGTGAAGGGCAGCCTACCCCCGACCCAGGAGAGATAGACACTCCCATTCTTGACACCCCACCCTacccaacatttaaaaacatgaggggagcagggaggggagaggccgCTTGCTCCTCTCCCATTTGGTCAATGGAGGGGTCAGGGCCGAGCTGGGTGGTCCATGTCCCACACAGCTGGCTGCAGGTGGGGGGCTCCCTTATAACAGCCCCGCACTGCAACCAGAAGCCCCAAGCGGCCCACTCCGTGGCCTCCTTGGCCCCTCGCCTGCCCCCTTCACAGGAGGAACAACAGTCATGAAGTGGCgcctctctctccagctcctGGAGGAACTGCTCCGCCCCCACCTCTCTCGGGTTGAGGCAGCGGGCGCAGCAGGGGCTCGTGGCCCAGAGAATACATTCATGTGGCAAGGCAGGGAGCTGGAACTTTCAGCTTCGCACCCAGGCCGGCCCCCCGAATGGCAGCGGAGGGGGAAGCCCCTCACCAGGGCCAGAGTGGAAGTTCTGCCGGCCTGACAGCCAGATGAGGTTGGCACTGCCGACCCTCTCCCATCCACCCTGTCAGCCAGTGCAGGGCGGCAGCCTGGGGCGCTGAGGCGGCCTGGCCCATTTGTGCAACTTTCCCCAGAAGCAGCGAAGCCAAGGGGCTACTTCGGCCCCCACCTCAGACACCTCTGCCACAGTCACAGCAACAAGGGAGCCGTTCACAGCGGGTCCGGCCGGCGGGGCTGAGGGGGCCTCGCTGTGCAAACTGCTGGCACCCCAGCTTCCAGTTACCCCAGTGGCCCACCGTGTGGGGCAGGAAGGGTAAGTGCAGCCTCGGGGGCCAGGCAGGACAGGTCCGTGGGGCCCGTGTCCCCACTGCCCCAAAATAAcagtgtgttttttctttcagtctcctaaccatttttttttgtttttcttttttcttaaaaaaaaagaaaaaaaaagaaaaaaaaacgaaacaaaaacctCTGTGGATCTTCCATTGTTGCTCCCCCATccccaaaagggaaagggagtgCTTAGAGTCTCcttcttaacaatttttttttgtctctaatgTTTTCTTCAAtgttgtttaaaattaaaaacaaaaacaaaacaaaaaaacccttcccCCCAATCTGTAAAGTGCCTCGTGGTGGGTGAGTTAAGGTGCATCGTGTGGTTTGTAACAAGTGCTGGGGACCCTGCCCCTGCTTCCTCCTATGCTCCTCGTGGGGAGCCTGCAGGCCGGGGACCCAGGGGTCCAAGCCGTTGCTGCTGCCCCTGGCCTATAGCCCAGGGTGCTGGTGGGACGGGCTGGTCAGTAGTCATCCACGCTCTCGATCTCACCAGAAGGTCCATGCAGGGAGTACCCTGAAGCCAGGGGAAGCTGGGTTTGAGCTCACCCACCCAGGCTCCTGCCCAGTGCTGAGCAAGGAGCCTCCTCCCCACTCCAAACTCACCCAAGATGCTGGGGTCCGAGTGCAGCATCAGTGCCCGCCTCTTGGCTTTGCTGCCCTCCCCAGAGCCGAGTTTGGTGCTGTGGTTGGTCTGAAAGGCTGTCTGCAGGGAGCCACTGCTCAGCCAAGCCTCCTGCCAagcagaagagagggaggggggcgGTCAGGGGAGTGCTGGGCGCCCTCACTGCCTCTGGCCAGGGCTCTGTGAAACCtcacctgctgctgctgccgctgctggcTGGCCTTCTGCTTGGCCCTCCGCTCCAGGAATTGTTTGGCAAATTCTTTGGCTTCCAGCGTGTCCCCCAGGCAGGAACGGATATAGTCATGGACGTCGTAGGGGGATTCCACCTCCTTGAGGATCGCTACAGCCATGGGCACTGCGGGGCAGGATGGGGCTGTCAGAGCCCACCGATGCGGGTCTGGTACCCCCAGCCGGCCTCCCGGGGAAAGCCGCCTGTACCGTCCAGGCTGCCCGTGGTGCTCAGCGTGTGCAGCATCTGCTCACACCACTGGGTGAAGCCATCCTGGGGCCGGGGGATGCCCTGGAGCAGCTTCAGcagcttctcttcctcttccgtCTTTTTGCGCACAGGCCGACCCGACAGGTGGCTGTACGAGTCACTGAGCGGGATGGAGGTGAAGCTCAGGAGTCCCGCACCCTCCCACGCCCACCCCCGCAGGCCCCGGGACCCACCTGATGAGCTCAGGAGTCCCGCACCCTCCCACGCCCACCCCCGCAGGCCCCGGCGCCCACCTGAGAGAGGGGCTGCTGCGGCTGTTCTTCAGGCCCAGGCTGCGGGCCAGGCTCCCGCTGCTCTTGAGGGTGTcctcccagagccccaggccGCTGCTGCCCCCACTCTTGTCGGGCCCGCCCCACAGCGGCCCAGCCTCAGACACCCACTGGTTCAGGGGGGTGGCGCCCAGGCCCCCGAGCTGCTACAGAGGGCAGTAAGTCAGGGTGGCCCAGGCCGGGACACACACACTCAACGCTGAGTGGGAGGTTCGTTCAGGTGGCACGGCGGgtgggtgaggtgaggtgagggccTCACAGAAGAGAGTGCCTCCAGGGTCACATGGGGACCagtgtgccccccaccccgggtcACCCCGGGAGCTGACCGGAAGGGGTTCCCGAGGGCCCCAAGGTGCCAGCCAGCAGGGGCCAGGCCCAGCCTGCTCACCACGCGGTGGTTGGGAGCCTGGGCCCGCGAAGGCTCCCGAGGCGGGGGCTGCTTATGCATCTGCCGCTCGCCCTCCAGCTGCAGCTCCAGCAGCGTCTTCATCGACAGGCCCTGCTTGGCCAGGCCGGCCCACAGGGGGGGCGGGGAACTGGGCGCAGGAGGCACAGGGACGGCAGCCACCGCCTGCTGCTGCTGGAGCAGCTTCAGCAGGAGCTCCTGCTGCCGCACCTGAGGCAGAGACGCGGTGAGGGCCGGCGGGCACCCCCGCCTGGCCCAGGCAGGACGTGCGCTCGGCCGGGCCCCCACCTGCTTGCGCCGAAACAGCTCCTCTTCTTCCTGCCGCCGCTTCtgctcctcctgctgctgctggcggCGCTTCTCCTCTCGGCGCTTGCGCTCCTCCTCCTCCCGCTTCGCCCTGAGCTCCACTTCTCTGCGCTCCTGGAACTGCAGCGGTCGACATCAGACCTGACGTCAGGCCTTCCCTGCCGTGGCCCGGCCCCCGATACCCGAGGACTCCAGCCCCAGACGCCCACTCACTTTATGCTGCAGCTGGAGTTGTTCTAGAATTGGACCCTGAGTCGAAGAGTTAATTGGTATGTCCCAAAGACTGGCCTCACCGCCTGCAGGGAACAAAGGCAGCTGCAGGAGGGAGCTCAGGCCTCAGGGTACCCACTCACCCGCGGCCGTCGGGGATAGGGAGGGGACTTCAGGGCTCAGGATGGGCCGGGCGGGCAGTGGCTGgccacacacctgactgtgatgAGGCTGAGGTATGTATGTCCCAGAGGGGGCCCGAGTCTGGCGCTGACAGGGACCGGTTCATCGTCGGGAGCAAGTTCTGGTCCCCACCCCTGGGGAGCAAAGCACTGACACTCAGCACCCTAAAGCCATTTCCAGCCTGCACCCCACGCCCCCACCACCCGAGGGCTGTGCGCGTGGCCACGGGAACACGGAGCGAGGATGGAGCATCCCACACACCTGGGGGGCTTGAGAGCTTGGAGCTGCTGCAGGAACGCGGTGAGCTgctgctgcggcggcggcggcaggtcCCCCAGAGCCGCCTTTTCCCGGAGCGCACACTGCGGGAGCTGGCGGCTGCCGAGAAGTGGACGGGCATGAGGTGGGCCGGCCACAGGGCCAGTGCAGCCCTACTGACAAGCCCTGCTGGGCCCCCCATACCTGCCGACCAGCTGCAGAAACTGCTGGTGCTGCAGCTGCTGGTACAAGGCGGCTGCCGCCAGCTCCTGCTGCTTCTTCAGCCGCTCCTGGTCCATGTTTCCCTGAGTGAGGGCCAGAGAGTTCCGGCGGCTCTGACCTTCGCTTGCTCTGCAGCACCCGCTGCCATCCGCCAGGCTCCCACCTCCCGTCCCTGCTCTGTGCAAAGGGGGGTATGCTCACCAGCAGTGGGGGTGGTGAGGGCCCAGGGGCAAAGGGCACACGACCCCACATCTTGATCACCTCACCCAACGGCTGGAAGCCCTCATCACAGCCCCGCTTCACAAGCAGGGCCATAGAGAAATAGCCCGCCTGGAACCACTCTGCCATCTCCTGTGTCGTGAAGGGGCCTGGGCCAAGGGAAAGGGGGCTGTGGTCAGAAAGGTGCGCCAGAGGAGCCCTTGATGAGAACGGTGCTGTCCCCACGCCCCAGGAGCCCCTCCTGCATGCCCTGTTTCCCACGGGCACCTTGGATCTCCCCCTGCGGGTCCTTGTAGAACCACTTCCGGGCCGCGCCATGGCTGAGGGGGAGGGCGGTGGCAGCTGCAGAGTGGCGCAGGCCCTGGGCCTGGATGGCGGCTGTGAACTGCTCCTCCTCCAGGGAGCTGTCCTGCAGGGAGGCCACGAGCTTCTCCGCCTCCTGGGAacccagggagagaggggaagccTTAACCGGCCAAGCCCAGCAACATCGGACGGGGCTGGGGCTAAGGTGGGGTGGGGTCAAGAAAGCAGGTCCTAACACAGCGGGACCAATGGGGAAGAGCCTGGAACCGGGGCAACGACAGACGGAATAAAGACTCTCTGTCCCTCCAAGAGGGGAGGATCCCCAGAGCCTTCTCAGGCCCCCTCACACCTGCTGCAGGTGCTTCAAGCCTTCATCATCTTCCAGATCTCCAGGTGGGCCAGGGGGTGAACCCACCCCAGGACTCAGCTGCACTGCCCTCATATCGTCTCCTAGAAGGAGCAAAGAAGGGAAGGTGGAATGGGTGAGTCCAGAGAAGGGAGCGAGACAGTCCCCCTTCTACCACCCTTATTCCAGAAAAGTCGGCGCTAACTCTGGCCCCCCCACAAACACTCCTTGCACCTCCTTCCCACAGGGAAGGGGAGCATCTTCCCCACCAGCCCCAGGCTCCAGGGAAAGGGCGGCCCTGCCCTCTGGCTACCTTCAGCTGCCGGCAGGTCTTTCTCCAGAGCATCATCGCCTTCCCCGTTGCCTCCCCAGAGTGGGCCCAAGCTgggcagtggggatggggagCTGGACTTCTCCTCCTGAGGAGGCAGTGGGGTCAGTTCTTTCCCACCTGAAAGGGAAGGGTAATTACCAGAATTCAAAACCAAAGAGCCGGAAGGCCTTCAAAATGATTTAGCACAAACCTTCCATTTGTGGTCAGAAGGGCCTCTGGGTATTGAGTCCACCCACGTATCTTTGGTCAACACAACTAAGGTTCGGTGAACTGACACCACAAACCCCACTTTGCACACTTCCTCTCTTGCCCCTGCGGTAATGGACACGCATCCGTATCACCGTCCGGGGCTGTACACACAATACCACTGGTTTCATACCGTGTTCGACAGATTCGAGGGACTGTCGAAGGTCATTTTGATTCTGCTTTGATTTTCATCTGACCCTTGGCCTTCTGGACACAGCCCTGCTGTTTGCAGGCTCCTCCCCACACTGTGTCGGCACCGGCCTCCCTCCGTGTTGCCCGCGGACCCCGCTCGCTCGAGGCTGCAGGCGTCCTCCTTGCCCTACCGCGCAGGCTTACCCGCCTCAGGCCCCTCCTCGTCCAGCCCTTCGGAaggctcttcctcctcttcctccagacCCTGGAAGTCGAGCTCCTGCTCCTCAGGAATGGGCTCCTTGGGGCCCTTCTGCACAGGTTAGGGGATATGACAGGGAGGTGAACGGCAGAGGAAAAAAGAGTGGAGTGAGAGGACCCCCTCAGGGCAGGTTCCCACCAACCTCTAAGAAAAGTCTCCCCCTCGCCGCCTCGCAGATACCTTGACAGGCAAGAAGGCCCCGGAGGCATCGAAAGTGCCCATTTCTTCATCCTCATCGTCCAGACACCACTCCGGGAGCCCATCCTTGTCGTCATCAAAGCCGTCAGGCCCTCGGCCCCTCCGGAGGTGAgagccgccccccccacccctcccctcctcttcacCACACCCTCCTCGATCCCCTCGCAAATCAAATTCAAACTTCCGACGCCGGTCCCCATGTTCCCGCCAGCCAGCAGAGCGGGGGCCGCCATCTGGGCAGGAAAAGTCGGAGAAGGAGAATCGGTATCCCAGTCAAGCCAGAGTCCCCACTCTTCTGCCGCCCACTGGGACCCCCGGCCCGGAACCGGCACTTCCGGGACTGCATTCCCACCCGCCCCGCTCCAGAActctctgctccctctgcctggccgTAGGTGCCCACCCTCACAGGAAGTTCTCGCCACCCGCCGCCCCCGACGGCGCCCACCTGGCCCCCATCTCACCAGGGCTGGCAGAGCGCCAGCGGTCGCCATCTCGCCGGGGTCCTGCCCCAAGTCTCCAGctgccctcctcctcttcctcttgttcCTCCCGGAGAGAACGCCAGTTCTCGCTATCTGAGCGGGCATGCTCCTTCCTCGGGCCAGCCCCTCCCTCATCAAACCCGGATCGCGCTTGGGAGCAGGGGAAGACACAGTCAGCGGGCGGCGGCCACGGTCCCTGCAAGACTCTTACTATACACCTTGCTGGGAAAGAGGAGCCCAGCTCCGGGCCCTCCTGCCCCTACCACCTCCCCCAGGAAACATCCCCCAACTGGGGCCACCCATTTCAGTCCTCCCCCACCTCTTAACGAACTCAGGGCCTGGCCACCACCCTCGCCACTCTCCATACCTCCATCCCTCCTGGCCGACTTCTCAAACCGCCTCTCGCTTCTGTGGGAGGGACAGGTGTGGGTCAGAGGACAGTTCCGCCCCCAACCTGCAGGATCTCTGCTCACCTTGTTCATTCTGCCCCGAGAGgtgcgggagggggcggggggggcagggGGACGGGGGGGCTTGGAAGGAAGCCCAAGGGCGTGCCCAGAGAATCGGAAGGAAAAGGGCAGGGTCATAGGGGGTCAGAGGGCACAGAGAGAGCTCTCTGACTAGGGCTGATCTGGTGGGTCTCCTGGTGCCCTCTGACGACAAGACCCAAGCCTTCCTCCGTGAGACCCTGGGCCCTAACCCCGGGGcccctctctgctctgcctctgTGCCCCCTTCTCCCAGCCTGCACCTGTCATCCCAACTCTGGCTACGCTGGATCTCCCGGGGGTTTCGGCCAAAGGCCCCATCGCCTTCTTCAATGCTTCTTTGGTAAAAGCAACTGTCACCGCGGCCGCGGCCTGGAGGAGGAATGAGGTGCGCGTGGGAAACCTGCCGGCTCACCCCTCCAAGTCCTCAAGACCGCGAATCCCACCGCTGCCCGCCCCAGAACACGCCATAACCCCCCTCTACCTCGGCTCCGCGTGCTGCCCCTGCCACGGGAGGCGCCACCTAGGGGGGGACCAGCCCCTTTCCCCATCAGCCTCAGCACAGCCACACTGTTCACTGACAGGGAGAAGTTTCTCTGAGGAGGGAGccaggggtgggagtgaggaCCCAGGCACCTGACCGCTCCCACTCCATCCACAACCGCAACTCCACCACCTGCCTTCCCAACTCCAGCCCCCTCCACGGTGGAGACGCGGCACCCGCCGGCAGGGCCCCACCTGCTCCTCCTCAGTCAGAGGCTCCAGCGCCAGGGGCTGCAGCGGCTCCTCCTGCAGCACCGCAGCAAACTCCTTGTCTTGCAGCTCATCGGGGACCTGTCAACGGGGGCAGGAGGTATCACATGCTCCGGGGCCCTCTCCACCGGCCAAGGCCAAGCGGGCAACTGGGCCACACCCCACGCCCGCCCACCCCTACCTTGCTCTCCTTGACATAGAGGGCCAGCATCTCCTCTCGCCCGTAGCGATAGTCGGCCAGCTTGTATTTGGGCAtggcgggggatgggggtggggaggccacACTGCCACCACTAGAAAGGGCCCTCAGCCTGCAGAAGGGGCACGAGAAGGAGAGGGACAGAAATCTGAGCAGCCCCGTCCTTCCCGGCTTCTCTACGCCACCCAAAGCACACTTGACTCACCACTCAGGCCCAAAGTTGAGGGTCTCTGCTGCCATTGTGGAGCTGGGCGTGTCCTAGAGGTCGAGGGGATGAGCAGGGGAGGGGGTACCGGGTGTTCACTCTCCAAACACCTGTGGAGACGTGGGGGACACTGGGCCTTGGAGACAGCACAGCCGGAGAGCCCGAGGGTATGAGGACTAGGTGGGTACAGTAATGGGCTCTGTAAGGACTCGCCTAAGCCAGCCACGTGCCACTCACACCATGAGTTAACCAAACAGTCACGGTGGAggaaggcctgggggaggggaggaaagcagGCAGGCAGAGCCCCTTCCAGCTTCCGCAGGGGGACGCCCTCCCTCTGGCCCAGACTCACCTGGCAGCCTTGCCCAGGgaagcaggcagggcaggggctgggctctcTCCAGGCAAGGGCCTGTGCTGGAGTGAACCAGGGTCCCCAGGCAACTGGATGTTGGTCTGACCAGAGCAGTGCCCAGGGAGGGACCTTCACGTCTGGGAGAGATCCTTATTGAGGGGCGAAGAAAAGGAAGTGGGGTTAAATTAAAGGTGAGgcaggcctccctgcctccagccctcCTCCGTCCTGCATAACGAGAAGGCCCACAGCTGCCTGGAGGCCGCTGGTGACGGGGCACAGGGCGGCCCAGGCCCTGCTCCTCCTCATCGCCGCCCTCCACTCGTCAGGCCTCTCGAGCAGCCAGTTCACTCGGCCGAGCCCGGCGGAGGTGCTGGGGGTGTGGCAGGGAACGCCAGGCACCTCCCGACAGCTCGGCACTCTCGCCAAGTGGCCCAGCATTCAGTGAAGGGTGCCTGAGATACACGTGGATGTTCAGGACaaagataaaacacacacacacacaagcaaaaaaCCCACTGGAGTCCCAAATGTTctagagagagaaaaggccaGTTATTAAGAGGGTGAGAAGTTTGTCTGGGAGCCAAATTACCTCTCCCCTGAGAACACTCAGGTCTGGCCGCTTGGCAGCTAGAATCCAGAGACTCAGTTTGGGGAGAGACCCAGTACAAGGGGAGCGGGGGCTATTCCAGAGCCTGAGGTGGGGCACGCTGAAGGCCGTGGCCGGCCACTCC
This genomic stretch from Globicephala melas chromosome 15, mGloMel1.2, whole genome shotgun sequence harbors:
- the GIGYF1 gene encoding GRB10-interacting GYF protein 1 isoform X1, coding for MAAETLNFGPEWLRALSSGGSVASPPPSPAMPKYKLADYRYGREEMLALYVKESKVPDELQDKEFAAVLQEEPLQPLALEPLTEEEQRNFSLSVNSVAVLRLMGKGAGPPLGGASRGRGSTRSRGRGRGDSCFYQRSIEEGDGAFGRNPREIQRSQSWDDRSERRFEKSARRDGARSGFDEGGAGPRKEHARSDSENWRSLREEQEEEEEGSWRLGAGPRRDGDRWRSASPDGGPRSAGWREHGDRRRKFEFDLRGDRGGCGEEEGRGGGGGSHLRRGRGPDGFDDDKDGLPEWCLDDEDEEMGTFDASGAFLPVKKGPKEPIPEEQELDFQGLEEEEEEPSEGLDEEGPEAGGKELTPLPPQEEKSSSPSPLPSLGPLWGGNGEGDDALEKDLPAAEGDDMRAVQLSPGVGSPPGPPGDLEDDEGLKHLQQEAEKLVASLQDSSLEEEQFTAAIQAQGLRHSAAATALPLSHGAARKWFYKDPQGEIQGPFTTQEMAEWFQAGYFSMALLVKRGCDEGFQPLGEVIKMWGRVPFAPGPSPPPLLGNMDQERLKKQQELAAAALYQQLQHQQFLQLVGSRQLPQCALREKAALGDLPPPPQQQLTAFLQQLQALKPPRGGDQNLLPTMNRSLSAPDSGPLWDIHTSASSQSGGEASLWDIPINSSTQGPILEQLQLQHKFQERREVELRAKREEEERKRREEKRRQQQQEEQKRRQEEEELFRRKQVRQQELLLKLLQQQQAVAAVPVPPAPSSPPPLWAGLAKQGLSMKTLLELQLEGERQMHKQPPPREPSRAQAPNHRVQLGGLGATPLNQWVSEAGPLWGGPDKSGGSSGLGLWEDTLKSSGSLARSLGLKNSRSSPSLSDSYSHLSGRPVRKKTEEEEKLLKLLQGIPRPQDGFTQWCEQMLHTLSTTGSLDVPMAVAILKEVESPYDVHDYIRSCLGDTLEAKEFAKQFLERRAKQKASQQRQQQQEAWLSSGSLQTAFQTNHSTKLGSGEGSKAKRRALMLHSDPSILGYSLHGPSGEIESVDDY
- the GIGYF1 gene encoding GRB10-interacting GYF protein 1 isoform X3, which gives rise to MAAETLNFGPEWLRALSSGGSVASPPPSPAMPKYKLADYRYGREEMLALYVKESKVPDELQDKEFAAVLQEEPLQPLALEPLTEEEQRNFSLSVNSVAVLRLMGKGAGPPLGGASRGRGSTRSRGRGRGDSCFYQRSIEEGDGAFGRNPREIQRSQSWDDRSERRFEKSARRDGARSGFDEGGAGPRKEHARSDSENWRSLREEQEEEEEGSWRLGAGPRRDGDRWRSASPDGGPRSAGWREHGDRRRKFEFDLRGDRGGCGEEEGRGGGGGSHLRRGRGPDGFDDDKDGLPEWCLDDEDEEMGTFDASGAFLPVKKGPKEPIPEEQELDFQGLEEEEEEPSEGLDEEGPEAGGKELTPLPPQEEKSSSPSPLPSLGPLWGGNGEGDDALEKDLPAAEGDDMRAVQLSPGVGSPPGPPGDLEDDEGLKHLQQEAEKLVASLQDSSLEEEQFTAAIQAQGLRHSAAATALPLSHGAARKWFYKDPQGEIQGPFTTQEMAEWFQAGYFSMALLVKRGCDEGFQPLGEVIKMWGRVPFAPGPSPPPLLGNMDQERLKKQLPQCALREKAALGDLPPPPQQQLTAFLQQLQALKPPRGGDQNLLPTMNRSLSAPDSGPLWDIHTSASSQSGGEASLWDIPINSSTQGPILEQLQLQHKFQERREVELRAKREEEERKRREEKRRQQQQEEQKRRQEEEELFRRKQVRQQELLLKLLQQQQAVAAVPVPPAPSSPPPLWAGLAKQGLSMKTLLELQLEGERQMHKQPPPREPSRAQAPNHRVQLGGLGATPLNQWVSEAGPLWGGPDKSGGSSGLGLWEDTLKSSGSLARSLGLKNSRSSPSLSDSYSHLSGRPVRKKTEEEEKLLKLLQGIPRPQDGFTQWCEQMLHTLSTTGSLDVPMAVAILKEVESPYDVHDYIRSCLGDTLEAKEFAKQFLERRAKQKASQQRQQQQEAWLSSGSLQTAFQTNHSTKLGSGEGSKAKRRALMLHSDPSILGYSLHGPSGEIESVDDY